A region from the Francisella orientalis FNO12 genome encodes:
- a CDS encoding polyamine ABC transporter substrate-binding protein produces MKRKVFVLGLLVSLLNVAYSEEDSYICDNKVLKNPIIASESRTQLNFTNWADYISSDIVPCFSELSNTRVKYIYTSDDNMTRAKIMTGSSGFDLIEQGALYLNSEIASNALIKLDKSKLPNLDYRNKVIYDKVSQINDPGNNYAVVYSYGTTGLAYNKQEIEQRLGKDVVPDSWKYVFDKKYLKQIAPCGVSLLDEPEQIFGNYFFYHGIDPNTNSKAEYEKAALDIIKNVRPYIKYFDSNKYQNDFTAGNLCLVMGYSGDVVRSVKRAKTVNPYVTLAYVIPKEGTNIWFDMLMIPKGAKDLDKAYALMNYIIDPYVAAQNSNYLYQPNAVTQNEKYLDDIFNDTNIRPTDEMIKKMYVLNIHDAEMQSFISRVWMNVKYGIEFTPKYYKLS; encoded by the coding sequence ATGAAACGAAAAGTTTTTGTTTTGGGCCTGCTAGTTAGCTTACTAAATGTAGCTTATTCTGAAGAAGATTCGTATATATGTGATAATAAAGTTCTCAAAAATCCAATTATAGCATCAGAGTCTAGAACCCAGTTAAATTTTACAAACTGGGCTGACTATATATCTTCTGATATAGTGCCTTGTTTTTCGGAGTTGTCTAATACTAGAGTTAAGTATATATATACATCTGATGATAATATGACAAGAGCGAAGATAATGACAGGCTCTTCAGGTTTTGATTTGATAGAGCAGGGTGCTTTGTATTTGAATAGTGAGATAGCATCTAATGCTCTTATCAAGTTAGATAAATCAAAGTTACCAAATCTAGATTATCGTAATAAAGTAATCTATGACAAGGTATCTCAAATTAATGATCCGGGTAATAACTATGCTGTAGTATATAGTTATGGAACTACTGGACTAGCTTATAACAAACAAGAAATAGAACAAAGATTAGGAAAGGATGTTGTTCCTGATAGTTGGAAATATGTATTTGATAAAAAGTATCTCAAACAGATAGCGCCATGTGGAGTCTCATTGCTTGATGAGCCTGAGCAGATATTCGGTAATTACTTTTTTTATCATGGTATTGATCCTAATACTAATAGTAAAGCTGAGTATGAGAAGGCAGCTCTAGATATTATCAAAAACGTACGTCCATATATTAAGTATTTTGATAGTAATAAATATCAAAATGATTTCACAGCGGGTAACCTGTGTCTAGTAATGGGATACTCTGGCGATGTGGTTAGATCTGTTAAAAGAGCAAAGACTGTTAACCCTTATGTGACTTTAGCATATGTAATACCTAAAGAAGGTACTAATATTTGGTTTGATATGTTAATGATTCCAAAAGGAGCTAAAGATCTTGATAAAGCTTATGCTCTTATGAACTATATTATAGATCCATACGTAGCCGCTCAAAATAGTAATTATTTATATCAGCCTAATGCAGTAACACAGAATGAAAAATATTTAGATGATATATTTAATGATACGAATATTAGACCTACTGATGAGATGATCAAAAAGATGTATGTTCTTAATATTCATGATGCAGAAATGCAGAGTTTTATTAGTAGAGTGTGGATGAATGTTAAATATGGCATAGAATTTACACCTAAGTACTATAAACTAAGCTAA
- the trxB gene encoding thioredoxin-disulfide reductase produces MATHHKLIILGSGPAGYTAAIYAARANLNPVIITGMQPGGQLTTTTDVDNWPGEADGIMGPELMEKLQKQAERFDTQITYDTINSVDLQTRPFKLVGEIEEYSCDALIIVTGATARYLGLESEEKFMGKGVSACATCDGFFYKNKDVAVVGGGNTAVEEALFLSNIAKSVTLIHRRDSLRSEKILIDKLMEKAENGNVNIIWDTTLEEVLGDDMGVNALRLKNVKTNEESKIDVMGVFIAIGHTPSTDIFKDQIEMENGYIKVKSGLAGDATQTNIKGVFAAGDVADHVYKQAVTSAGTGCMAALDAEKYLDNLNQ; encoded by the coding sequence ATGGCAACTCATCACAAATTAATAATCCTAGGATCTGGTCCTGCTGGATATACTGCAGCAATATATGCAGCTCGTGCAAACTTAAACCCTGTAATCATCACAGGTATGCAACCTGGTGGACAGCTTACAACAACTACAGATGTAGATAACTGGCCAGGCGAAGCTGATGGTATCATGGGTCCAGAGCTTATGGAAAAACTACAGAAACAAGCTGAGAGATTCGATACACAAATCACATATGACACAATTAACTCTGTAGACCTACAAACTAGACCTTTCAAATTGGTTGGAGAGATTGAAGAGTATTCTTGTGATGCTCTAATTATAGTTACTGGTGCTACTGCTAGATACTTAGGTTTAGAATCAGAAGAAAAGTTCATGGGCAAAGGTGTATCTGCTTGTGCTACTTGTGATGGCTTTTTTTACAAAAACAAAGATGTCGCAGTAGTCGGTGGTGGTAACACTGCTGTTGAAGAAGCTCTTTTCTTATCAAATATTGCGAAATCTGTAACACTAATTCATCGTAGAGATTCGCTTAGATCTGAGAAAATTCTTATCGATAAACTAATGGAAAAAGCAGAAAATGGTAATGTAAATATTATCTGGGATACTACATTAGAAGAGGTTCTTGGTGATGACATGGGAGTTAATGCTCTACGCCTTAAAAATGTCAAAACTAACGAAGAATCTAAAATAGATGTAATGGGAGTATTTATTGCTATTGGCCATACTCCAAGCACAGATATTTTCAAAGATCAGATTGAAATGGAAAATGGCTATATCAAAGTTAAATCTGGTCTAGCTGGTGATGCTACGCAAACAAATATCAAAGGCGTGTTTGCTGCTGGTGATGTAGCTGATCATGTTTACAAACAAGCAGTAACTTCTGCAGGTACTGGTTGTATGGCTGCGTTAGATGCTGAGAAGTACTTAGATAACTTAAATCAATAA
- the rsgA gene encoding ribosome small subunit-dependent GTPase A: protein MQGKIITNFGGNISVKLTNGEKVSALLRSYLKGELTVGDNVELEYTNSTYVISRLLDRKNLISRPNQYQRKNKNIAVNIDNAVIIIAHSPAPVEHYIDRYLAALHNSNIEPIIVINKIDNQTEEDKRYIQNLANVYQDIGYKVFYISAQNNIGINNLLEELKDKASIFLGQSGVGKSETLNTILGEKITATTAVSDSTKKGRHTTTCSTLYEIDDATNIIDSPGIREFGLWHITKKELFDGFLDFKKYKGMCQFRNCSHEEGSKGCQIVEQVKQGHINPVRFKNYHRILAEIKS from the coding sequence TTGCAAGGAAAAATCATAACGAATTTTGGTGGTAATATCTCTGTCAAACTTACAAATGGCGAGAAAGTTTCAGCACTATTAAGAAGCTACTTGAAAGGTGAACTCACTGTTGGAGATAATGTAGAATTAGAATATACAAATTCGACATATGTCATTAGTAGATTACTTGATAGAAAAAATCTAATTTCTCGTCCAAATCAATATCAGCGTAAAAATAAAAATATTGCTGTAAATATTGATAATGCTGTAATAATTATTGCTCACTCTCCAGCACCGGTTGAGCACTATATTGATAGATATCTAGCTGCATTACATAATAGTAATATAGAGCCTATAATTGTTATCAATAAGATAGATAATCAAACAGAAGAAGATAAAAGATATATTCAAAATTTAGCAAATGTTTACCAAGACATTGGCTATAAAGTTTTTTATATATCTGCACAAAACAATATAGGAATTAATAACCTTCTTGAAGAACTTAAAGACAAAGCATCTATATTCTTAGGCCAATCAGGTGTTGGCAAGTCTGAAACATTAAATACAATACTAGGTGAAAAAATCACTGCAACAACTGCTGTATCAGATTCTACCAAAAAAGGACGTCATACTACTACATGCTCTACTTTATACGAGATAGATGATGCCACTAATATAATCGACTCTCCTGGCATAAGAGAATTTGGACTTTGGCATATCACAAAAAAAGAGCTTTTTGATGGTTTCTTAGATTTCAAAAAATACAAAGGGATGTGCCAATTCAGAAATTGCTCGCATGAAGAGGGATCTAAAGGTTGTCAAATTGTCGAACAAGTTAAACAAGGTCATATCAACCCTGTTAGATTTAAGAATTATCATCGAATATTAGCAGAGATCAAATCATAA
- a CDS encoding MFS transporter: protein MLNYFKARSRLFSNSSFSYACVMTLFNATVVGIAYISISWHLLTLKNNLEVIMLFMLTWWIFGVILSLITGYFADLIPRRVIIVLVNVFRVILLSSFVFLGNLDSLTLVYLFTSIWGIILAFFMPAMMIMSRELFPNDDVLLYANSTMDGLFELGMVIGMSLGGILVAYFDMRQIMIIMLAGSIFATLCSFMIVLKRIVKNQKGNFLVIRRRLLTTLVKIYRYIGAIWLRLA, encoded by the coding sequence ATGCTTAATTATTTTAAAGCTAGAAGTAGACTATTTAGTAATAGTTCTTTCAGCTATGCTTGTGTGATGACTTTATTTAATGCTACTGTGGTAGGCATCGCGTATATATCTATAAGTTGGCATTTGTTGACTCTAAAGAATAACCTTGAAGTTATAATGTTGTTTATGCTTACTTGGTGGATTTTTGGAGTAATATTATCTCTAATTACCGGTTATTTTGCTGATCTTATACCTAGAAGAGTAATTATAGTTCTAGTAAATGTCTTTCGAGTTATATTACTTTCATCATTTGTGTTTTTGGGTAACTTAGATTCTTTAACTCTAGTATATTTGTTTACAAGTATATGGGGGATTATATTAGCATTTTTTATGCCGGCAATGATGATAATGTCGCGAGAGTTATTTCCTAATGATGATGTTCTATTGTATGCAAATAGTACGATGGATGGACTATTTGAACTTGGTATGGTTATTGGAATGTCTTTAGGAGGGATCTTAGTGGCGTATTTCGATATGCGCCAGATTATGATAATAATGCTTGCTGGAAGTATTTTTGCTACTTTGTGTAGTTTTATGATTGTGCTAAAGAGAATTGTAAAAAATCAAAAAGGGAATTTTTTAGTAATTAGAAGGAGGTTATTAACTACCTTAGTAAAAATATATCGCTATATTGGTGCTATTTGGCTCAGGTTAGCATGA
- a CDS encoding DUF2147 domain-containing protein, with translation MTSYAKFDKSNANGYWLQRDGATNTNVGVIHAYTNDHGSLNAKMFVPLANVDDGKIHPPMIYCKNCGKGDAYGHKYDYSSRHDTYQGLEFVWDIKKSGSADKSHGKGSVYTEGSVLNPHDGKFYHVKAQTIEDGDKVYVRAFWGFLGKDEYWQRIPKSQANKIKWECGLTKDKIYPYQDKSGKIIDQELWKECSTRDFVKDPL, from the coding sequence ATGACTAGCTATGCGAAATTTGATAAATCAAATGCTAATGGCTATTGGTTACAAAGAGATGGCGCTACAAATACAAATGTTGGTGTAATTCATGCTTATACTAATGACCATGGTAGTTTAAATGCTAAAATGTTTGTACCATTAGCAAATGTTGATGATGGTAAGATTCACCCACCTATGATCTACTGTAAAAATTGTGGTAAGGGTGATGCTTATGGACATAAATATGATTACTCTAGTAGACATGATACATATCAAGGGTTAGAATTTGTCTGGGATATTAAAAAATCAGGTTCTGCTGATAAATCACATGGAAAAGGATCTGTTTATACTGAAGGATCTGTACTAAATCCACATGATGGTAAATTTTATCATGTCAAAGCTCAAACTATAGAAGATGGCGATAAAGTTTATGTTAGAGCTTTTTGGGGATTCTTAGGTAAAGATGAATACTGGCAAAGAATACCTAAATCCCAAGCTAATAAAATAAAATGGGAATGTGGTCTAACGAAAGATAAAATTTATCCATATCAAGATAAGTCTGGCAAGATTATAGATCAGGAGCTATGGAAGGAGTGTTCAACAAGAGATTTTGTAAAAGATCCTTTATGA
- the mutL gene encoding DNA mismatch repair endonuclease MutL: MYSKQNYRQIRLLPEDLANQIAAGEVIERPSSVVKELIENSIDAGATAINIEIQEGGKSLIRIRDNGKGIAYDDLRLALAPHATSKVYTLEELESVASMGFRGEALASIASVSKLKIISKHQDLDDAWQINNETREVTPAAHVTGTTIEVYELFYNTPARRKFLKKDNTEFLHISDLLKKYMLCYFGIAFRLIHNGKEAKDLLLAEDMQLKYNRVLDLYSRDFIENAIYIDKKVGDAHLWGWVARPRFNRARADMQSFYINGRIIKDKIVTHAIKNAYKDVMYGNRYPAFLLYLDMDYKEVDVNVHPAKSEVRFRNQKFIYDFLFGTVNKAITTGADIEIETSSFSENNTYQESKGTNNPLNIGNMSLDINIEDDKEEGNSATILDRYFNNQNTQENEIHISQKPKASGLGQAICQIHGIYILSQVEDGVVLVDMHAAHERILYEEMKKTWHADTAKFKQNLLMPLTCRLSSNIVATIDENLEVFEKLGFEISVVADDAVLVRSTPIYVKDKDVQNLISNVATELVSSGKTKSVEFYLNHILATVSCHAAVRANDKLSIPEMNHLLRQMETVENSGQCNHGRPTWVKLNFAQLDNFFLRGR; this comes from the coding sequence ATGTATTCTAAGCAAAATTATCGCCAAATAAGATTATTACCTGAAGATTTAGCCAATCAAATAGCAGCTGGGGAAGTTATAGAAAGACCCTCATCTGTAGTCAAAGAACTTATTGAAAACTCTATAGATGCTGGAGCAACTGCTATTAATATAGAAATTCAAGAGGGCGGTAAGTCATTAATAAGAATTAGAGATAACGGTAAAGGAATTGCTTATGATGATTTGCGACTAGCTCTAGCACCTCATGCAACAAGTAAGGTTTATACTCTTGAAGAATTAGAGTCTGTTGCTAGCATGGGCTTTCGTGGAGAAGCTCTGGCTAGTATAGCTTCTGTTTCAAAGCTAAAAATTATCTCAAAACATCAAGATTTAGATGATGCTTGGCAAATCAATAACGAAACTAGAGAGGTTACTCCTGCTGCACATGTGACAGGAACAACTATTGAGGTTTATGAGCTTTTTTATAACACTCCGGCCCGCCGTAAGTTTTTAAAGAAAGACAATACCGAGTTTTTACATATTTCTGATTTACTTAAGAAATATATGCTTTGCTATTTTGGTATAGCTTTTAGACTTATTCATAATGGTAAAGAGGCCAAAGATCTATTATTAGCAGAAGATATGCAACTTAAATATAATCGTGTTTTAGATTTGTATAGTCGTGATTTTATTGAGAATGCTATCTATATAGATAAAAAAGTTGGTGATGCTCATTTATGGGGGTGGGTGGCTAGACCTAGATTTAATAGAGCTAGAGCAGATATGCAGAGTTTCTATATAAATGGGCGTATTATCAAAGATAAGATTGTCACTCATGCGATAAAAAATGCTTATAAAGATGTAATGTATGGTAATAGATATCCAGCATTTCTACTTTATCTTGATATGGATTATAAAGAAGTGGATGTAAACGTTCATCCAGCTAAAAGTGAAGTACGCTTTAGAAACCAAAAATTTATTTATGATTTTCTTTTTGGTACAGTCAATAAGGCGATAACTACAGGTGCAGACATCGAGATTGAAACTTCTAGTTTTAGTGAAAATAATACATATCAAGAATCTAAAGGCACTAATAATCCTCTTAATATTGGTAATATGAGTTTAGATATCAATATTGAAGATGATAAAGAAGAAGGTAATAGTGCAACTATATTAGATAGGTACTTTAATAATCAAAACACTCAAGAAAATGAAATTCATATATCACAAAAGCCAAAAGCTAGTGGTTTAGGACAAGCTATCTGTCAGATTCATGGTATATATATACTTTCACAAGTTGAGGATGGTGTAGTACTTGTGGATATGCATGCAGCTCATGAGAGAATACTCTATGAAGAGATGAAAAAAACTTGGCATGCAGATACTGCTAAGTTTAAGCAAAATCTATTAATGCCTTTAACATGTAGATTATCAAGTAATATAGTCGCAACGATTGATGAGAATCTAGAAGTGTTTGAGAAGCTAGGCTTTGAAATATCAGTAGTAGCAGATGATGCAGTATTAGTACGTTCAACGCCAATATATGTCAAAGATAAAGATGTACAAAATCTAATATCAAATGTAGCTACAGAATTAGTATCATCTGGCAAGACAAAGAGTGTTGAGTTTTATCTAAACCATATTTTAGCTACAGTGTCTTGTCATGCTGCTGTACGAGCAAATGATAAGCTTAGTATTCCAGAAATGAATCATCTACTAAGACAGATGGAAACTGTTGAGAACTCAGGGCAGTGTAATCATGGTCGACCGACTTGGGTGAAGCTTAATTTTGCACAATTAGATAATTTCTTTTTGAGAGGACGATAA
- a CDS encoding DUF2147 domain-containing protein: MKKTKILALMALATFGAISFSYADDAGGVNLSPEGYWVQFDEDPDAGKGMLEGIIHTYYAENDEYGKKGTLQMEIVVPLMNVNASGKPAKPRATCNNCSNGSYNGFSYKGKNAPLQGFVFAGNMQPQSSTGVAGQSSDVYKDGGVINPNDGKVYESEAQVQDAGRTMYAKAAYIVWGKELGSKAAYWQRITKADYEKVKADCGVTADGQYVNKDEKVTATCTNYPVEQFGVKSPV, from the coding sequence ATGAAAAAAACTAAAATTTTAGCATTAATGGCTTTGGCAACGTTTGGTGCGATAAGTTTTTCTTATGCAGATGATGCAGGAGGTGTTAATTTATCACCAGAAGGTTACTGGGTACAATTTGATGAAGATCCAGATGCTGGCAAAGGAATGCTAGAAGGTATTATTCATACTTATTATGCAGAGAATGATGAGTATGGCAAGAAAGGTACGCTACAGATGGAAATCGTAGTTCCATTAATGAATGTAAATGCATCTGGTAAGCCGGCTAAGCCAAGAGCAACTTGTAATAACTGTTCAAATGGTTCTTACAATGGCTTTAGCTATAAAGGTAAAAATGCTCCTCTACAAGGTTTTGTGTTTGCAGGCAATATGCAACCACAATCAAGTACAGGTGTTGCTGGTCAAAGTAGCGATGTATATAAGGATGGTGGTGTAATAAATCCAAATGATGGTAAGGTTTATGAATCGGAAGCACAAGTTCAAGATGCAGGCAGAACAATGTATGCAAAAGCAGCTTATATTGTTTGGGGTAAAGAATTAGGTAGTAAAGCGGCTTACTGGCAAAGAATCACAAAAGCTGATTATGAAAAAGTTAAAGCGGATTGTGGCGTAACTGCTGATGGACAATATGTAAATAAAGATGAGAAAGTTACTGCCACTTGTACTAACTATCCTGTTGAGCAATTTGGAGTTAAAAGTCCTGTCTAA
- a CDS encoding HAD-IA family hydrolase — MIKNIFFDLDGTLVNTVGDLTVATNTMRKHFRLEPVYEDVLASIIGKGYPTTVRKILALDFNDNDYIESIADIGVKIVSQTYKTLNSANSRVYPHVIETLDFLKQQGIKMAVVTNKHEDDAIQSLTHLDLIGYFEVIVGGDTTTSYKPYSEPLLFAMNKLNAKAEESLIVGDSMNDYLCAKEANVKTIMVSYGYHNGIDLEALDSFAYIDDFAAIKNLVKEINPH, encoded by the coding sequence ATGATAAAAAATATATTCTTTGACTTAGATGGCACACTTGTAAATACAGTTGGTGACCTAACAGTTGCAACAAATACCATGCGTAAACATTTTAGACTTGAGCCGGTATATGAAGATGTCTTAGCTAGTATTATTGGCAAAGGCTATCCTACTACTGTTAGAAAAATTTTAGCATTAGATTTCAATGATAATGATTATATTGAATCTATAGCTGATATAGGTGTCAAAATTGTCAGTCAAACATACAAAACCCTAAATAGTGCAAATAGTAGAGTATATCCCCACGTCATTGAAACTTTAGATTTCTTAAAGCAACAAGGTATCAAAATGGCTGTTGTAACAAACAAACATGAAGATGATGCCATACAGTCTCTAACTCATTTAGATTTGATTGGCTATTTTGAAGTAATTGTTGGTGGAGATACTACAACCAGCTATAAACCATACTCAGAACCTCTCCTGTTTGCTATGAATAAGCTAAATGCTAAAGCCGAAGAGAGTTTGATAGTTGGCGATTCTATGAATGATTATTTATGTGCTAAAGAGGCAAATGTAAAAACTATAATGGTAAGTTATGGTTATCATAATGGTATAGATCTAGAAGCTCTAGATAGCTTCGCTTATATTGATGATTTTGCAGCAATTAAAAACCTTGTCAAAGAAATAAATCCACATTAG